CTGTGCCTTTTGAGTATATTATATTGAAAGATTATGCTGCTGTAGGACAAACCTGGTCAGAACAAATCTCACAAAATATCGATATTGTTTTACCGGAGGGATTGCCAATAGCTGAGCTGCACTTAGTATCAACTGTTAGAGCACAGACTATGATTGTTGGGAAAGATATCGCTATTTCCGTGAACAACGTGAATTATACTGATGTAATAAAGGTGAGGGTTGTTTATACTGGAACGGTTACAGGATTGCCTGCAGGATTTCCGACACCTCCACCAGTAGTAGTAACAAACTATTGTTGGTTTGCAAAAAATCATGGTCCTATTAAGATGCAAACAGAAGCCGTACCCCAGATGAGTCAGGAATATAATAGTGAGCTCATCTCCCATGTCATTAATTAAATTAAATTATAAGAATCTGCCTGTTAAGGCAGATTTTTTTATTTAAAAGCATTTGTTTTTAACAGTTTAGTTTTTGAATGTGTTTTGAAAAATAAATTTTAAGACTATATTTGGAAGAATTTTGCACTAAACAAACGAACCTATGAAAAAAATAAATGTATTACCGGTACTTGTACTATTTTTGACCCTTTTAGGGTTTAATTCCTGCGATAACGAGAGTTTGGATCCTGCTATAGTGGTAGGTGGAGAAGTAAATCCGAATCCAAATCCAACGGGTGGTATTCTGCAGGTAGATTTTGATAACCAAACCTATGTTTCCAGTACAACCCAGGTATACATAAGCGCAGGAACAATACAGGTATTGGCAACCAATAGCCAGGGAACCGTTGGATTTATTGTGTCAGGAACAACAGTTGGAACCTATAATGGAGATGATATTTTATTTGGTTATACCCCTACAGGTGCTGAGAATAGTTATACCAATGTAGGAAGTACAGCTCCGGCAGTTCTTACCATAACAGCTATTAATACCACAAACAAGACCATTTCCGGAACCTTTAATTTTACCGGTGGATTGGGACTTGATGCTGCTGAATCCAAAGTTTTTACGAATGGGGTTTTTACGAATCTTCCTTATGTATCCGAAAATCCTACGGGTGATACTTTTTTTGCAAAAGTAGACGGAACCGAATTTGTAGATGATGATATTTTTGTAGTAGTTTCAGAAGTAAACGGTGCAAGTCAAATTAGTATCCAGGCTATTAATGCTGACGATAACACATTAGCAGTGAATTTAGATCAAAATATTACTGTTGGGACTTATGCTATTACAGGAACTAATGTGGCTACTGATAAGGCGAGAGGACGTTATGAAGTAGGGGAGACGACTAATTTTGCTAATTCAGGCACAGTGACAATTACAGAAAAAACGGCATTGCGCGTTAAAGGAACATTCAGTTTTAATGTAGGGCCTTTCTCGGGAGGAACCACAACCCATACTATTACTGAAGGCGCTTTTGATGTACAGTACGGAGAATAATAAAAGACAAGCTTAAACTAATTAAAATCCCGTTTAGCGGGATTTTTTTTATGGTATAGAAATTGCTTTTACACCGTTGATCTATCAGGACTATTCTTTTGTTTAGGCTGATATTCAATCGTATAATTGTTTTATTTGTAGCATTTTACCCAGTGAAGCAATTAATTACTAATGACAAAATGACCTTAATATACTATGTCAAATCACAAAATACTTAATATTGACAATTTGTCACAACACGAATTTGATACTGAGGCTGAATTAATCCCCTTAATGACTCCGGAAGATGAGGAGGAAATGAATAATGAAAAGCTGCCGGACGACTTACCTATATTGCCTTTACGTAATACTGTTTTATTCCCGGGAGTTGTAATTCCAATTACTGCCGGACGCGATAAATCGATTAAATTGCTAAATGATGCCAATGCGGCAGGAAAAGTCATTGGGGTGGTTTCCCAGAAAGATGAAGATGTAGAGGAACCAACACCTTCAGATATTAATATGGTGGGAACGGTAGCCCGTATCTTACGCGTATTAAAAATGCCTGATGGAAATACAACAGTAATCCTGCAGGGAAAAAAACGTTTTGAAATTGATGCCATTACGTCAGAAGAACCGTATATCAAAGCCACTATTAAAGAATATGCCGAAGTACGCCCGTTGGAGGATGACGTAGAATTTAATACGATTATTGAATCGATTAAAGAACTGGCAATACAAATTATTAAAGAGAGCCCAAATATTCCTACTGAAGCGACTTTTGCCATTAAAAATATCGAAAGTAATTCTTTCCTGATCAATTTTGTGTCTTCGAATATGAATTTGTCTGTGAAGGAAAAACAGGACTTATTAATGATTAATGATCTGAAGGAACGAGCGCTGGAAACATTGCGCTACATGAATTTAGATTTACAGAAACTGGAACTTCGCAATGATATTCAGTCAAAAGTACGTTTTGACCTGGACCAGCAGCAACGGGAGTATTTCCTGCAGCAGCAGATGAAAACCATTCAGGAAGAACTGGGTGGTGTCTCTCATGAAGAAGAAATCGAAGAGCTGAAAGCAAAAGGAAGAACTAAAAAATGGAATGAAAAGACCAAAACGCATTTCGATAAAGAAGTATCGAAAATGCAGCGTATGAATCCGCAGTCTCCAGATTTTGGAATCCAGCGGAATTATCTGGAACTTTTTGTGGAATTACCATGGAATGAATTTTCAAAAGATAATTTTGACCTGAAAAGGGCTCAGAAAATATTAGACCGTGATCATTTCGGACTGGATGATGTGAAGAAAAGAATTATTGAGCATCTTGCCGTACTGAAACTGAGAAACGACATGAAATCGCCGATCCTCTGTTTATACGGACCTCCGGGTGTCGGGAAAACGTCTATCGGTAAATCGGTGGCGGAAGCATTGGGACGTGAGTATGTTCGTATTTCATTGGGAGGGCTTCGTGATGAAGCGGAAATCCGTGGCCATCGTAAAACGTATATTGGCGCAATGCCAGGGCGTATTATCCAAAGCCTGAAAAAAGCAAAAACAGCAAATCCTGTTTTTGTACTGGATGAGATTGATAAATTGTCACAAGGTAATAATGGAGATCCGTCTTCTGCTTTATTAGAAGTATTGGATCCGGAGCAGAATAGTGATTTTTATGACAACTTCCTTGAAATTGGTTTTGACCTTTCGAAAGTGATGTTTATAGCGACTTCAAATAGTATGACTACGATACAGCCTGCACTTCGGGATCGTATGGAAATCATTGATATGACGGGTTATACTATTGAGGAAAAAGTGGAAATAGCACGTCAGCACCTGTTGCCGAAACAATTGAAAGAACACGGACTGACCAGTAAAGACCTTACTGTTGGAAAAAAACAACTGGAAAAAATCGTTGAAGGGTATACCCGTGAATCCGGCGTAAGAGGGCTGGAAAAGCAAATTGCAAAAACCATACGTTATGCTGCGAAATCAGTAGCGATGGAAGAGGAATACAATAAGAAACTGACAGACGAGGATATTATCAAAATTTTGGGCGCTCCAAGAATGGAACGCGACAAATATGAAAATAATGATGCTGCCGGTGTAGTAACCGGGCTTGCCTGGACGAGTGTTGGTGGGGATATTTTGTTTATTGAGTCGATATTGTCCAAAGGAAAAGGAGGACTGACGTTAACAGGGAATCTTGGGAACGTGATGAAAGAATCAGCAACCTTAGCGATGGAATACATTAAGGCAAATGCCGAAAATTTGGGTATTGATCCGGAAGTTATGACCAAATACAATGTTCATATCCACGTGCCTGAAGGAGCTACTCCTAAAGATGGGCCAAGTGCCGGTATCGCAATGCTTACCTCTTTGGTATCTTCTTTCCAACAGCGTAAAATCAAGAAAAGCCTGGCCATGACGGGGGAAATCACCTTACGCGGAAAGGTATTGCCTGTGGGTGGAATCAAAGAAAAAATCCTGGCTGCTAAAAGAGCCCGGATTAAAGAAATCATATTGTGCCAGGAAAATAAAAGGGATATAGATGAAATCAAACCTGAATACCTGGAAGGATTGACATTTCATTATGTCCGGGAAATGAGTGAGGTTCTTGCTATTGCCATTACCGATCAAAAACCAAAGAATTTTAAAGTACTGGATTAAAAATCCGGTTTTTATATACATTTTTACTCAGATATCGCGGGCCTTGCCCGCGATATTTTTTTGCGATATCTAGACAGGCTGGAGTATATAATAAGAAGAGCAGAATTGGGGATAGTTGCGCTTATTTGCTTATTTTTGCCGCGGTAAAATGCCTTTAATTAGGTAGAGATACATTTATTTAAAAATAATATCTTCGCATCTGCGTTATAGTAGTCATAAATTAATCTTAAAGATGTTAAAAAAAATACTGGTATTCTTCTTTTTTTTCTGCTGCGCCCTGTCTTTTGGCCAAATTGGAGGAAAGTATACTTATCAGTTTTTGAATTTAGTCACATCACCGCGCCAGGCCGCTTTGGGTGGAAAAACGGTGACTATTTATGACTATGATGTCAACCAGGCGATTTTTAATCCTGCAACGATCAATCCTGAAATGGACAATCACCTCTCGGTCAATTACGGTAATTATTATGGGGAAGTGCAATATGGTACTGCCGCCTATGCGTATACCTGGGACCGTCATGTGAATACATTACATATAGGGGTTAATTATGTGAATTACGGGAAGTTTGAAGGTCGGGATGAAAATGGGGCTTTGACTGCAGAATTTACCGGAAGTGAAATTGCCTTGTCCTTTGGTTATGCTTATAATATTCCATGGAGCGATATTTATATTGGTGCTAATGCCAAACTGATTTCGTCTACATTAGAAAGCTATAATTCTGTTGGTGGTGCCTTAGATATCGGTGGGCTTTATATAGATCAGGATAATGATATTAATATTGGGCTTTCTATCCGGAATATAGGGACGCAGTTTTCTACTTATGCCGGATTACAGGAAAAGTTACCCCTGGAGATTGTCGCCGGGATTTCACAGGAAATGGAAAATGTACCGTTACGCTGGCACCTGACTCTGGAGAACCTGCAGCAATGGAAGCTGGGTTTTTCCAATCCGGCTCGGGCACAACAAATCATTGATGGAGATCCACAAGAGGAAAAAGTATCGTTTTTGAACAATGCACTGCGCCACGTAATAATTGGTGCGGAATTGTTCCCGAAAAAAAGTTTTAATATTCGTATGGGGTATAATTTTAGAAGAGGCGAGGAGTTGCGGATCGATGAGCAACGGAATTTTTCCGGGGTATCTTTGGGGTTTGGCCTTCGTTTCAATAATATAAAATTTGATTATTCCTATTCACGCTATACAGCTGCTGCAAACACGAGTTTGTTTGGCTTAATGATTAACCTTCAATAATACATTCTTTTGGAAAGAAAAATTACCATTGCTATTGACGGCTTTTCCTCAACCGGGAAAAGCACTGTTGCAAAAGAACTGGCCCGTTACCTGGGTTATATTTACGTAGATACGGGAGCGATGTACCGCGCTGTTTCGCTGTATGCCTTACAGCAAAAGATTATAGGGAAAGACCATTTTGAAGTAGCAAGGCTAATTGAGGAATTGCCTAATATTACGCTGCAATTCCAATACAATGAAAAGCTGGGTTTTGCTGAGATGCACCTGAATGGTGTTAATGTTGAAAAAGAAATCCGCACTTTGGAAGTTTCAGGGTACGTAAGCCGTGTAGCTGAAATATCAGAAGTACGGGCGAAATTGGTACAGCAACAGCAGGAAATGGGTAAGAATAAAGGAATTGTAATGGACGGTCGTGATATTGGTACCGTGGTTTTTCCCGATGCCGAACTGAAATTATTCATGACTGCCAGCCCTGCAACCCGAGCGCAACGCCGTTTTGACGAGCTGACCGCAAAAGGGGATGCTGTGCACTATGATGAGGTTCTGGAAAATGTAATTCAGCGGGATCATATTGATACCAACCGAAAAGATTCCCCATTGGTAAAAGCGGAAGATGCAATTGAGATCGATAATTCCTACCTCACAAGAGAGGAGCAGTTCGATGCCGTGCTTGAATTGGTGTCTGAATTTACTAAAACGATTTAATTTTTGCTGATATTGTTTTTAATAGTAGCTTTACAGGCTGCTGAATTTTCAAAATAAAAAGCGATAAAAATATTTTATGGGAATTAAAAATAGATTGATCTCAATGAGCTTTCTCCAGTTTTTTGTATGGGGAGCCTGGCTTATCACCATAGCAAATTATTGGTTTGGTACTAAAAATTGGGATGGAACCCAATTCGGACTCCTTTTCGGAACTATGGGAATTGCCTCTTTGTTCATGCCGACATTAACCGGAATTATTGCTGACCGTTGGGTAAATGCCGAAAAACTCTATGGGATACTCCATATTTTATATGCTGGAGTTTTGTTTTACCTGCCACAGGTCACCACTCCAACGACCTTTATTTACATCATGTTACTGGCCATGTGTTTTTACATGCCTACAATTTCGTTAAGCAATTCCATTTCTTATACCGCATTAAAACTGAATAATAAAGACGTGATAAAGGATTTTCCTCCCATTCGCGTTTTTGGGACTATAGGATTTATCGTTGCCATGTGGATCACCAATCTTACAGGAAATAAAGCAACAGAATACCAGTTCTATATTGCAGGTATTGCAGCGCTAATTCTTGGCTTGTATGCTTTCACGCTACCAGCTTGTAAACCGCAAAGGCTTACTGAAAAAGATGCGTCGCTAATGGATACTTTAGGTTTAGGGGCATTCAAGTTGTTTGCCAACTACAGAATGGCTTTGTTTTTTATATTTTCGATGTTTTTGGGCGGTGCTTTGCAGCTTACGAATGCTTATGGAGATGTCTTCCTGGATGAATTCAAGCATTTTCCAAAATATGCCAATTCCTTTGTGATTGAATACTCTACCATTATCATGTCGATTTCACAGATTTCCGAAACCTTATTTATATTAGCAATTCCTTTTTTCCTGAAACGTTTCGGGATCAAACAGGTAATGCTTATTAGTATGTTGGCCTGGGTATTGCGCTTTGGCCTGTTTGCTTATGGGGATCCTATCGATGGCTTATGGATGATTTTGATGTCTTGTGTAGTATATGGAATGGCATTTGATTTCTTTAATATTTCAGGATCACTGTTTGTGGAAACCAATACGGATGCAAAAAATCGTTCTTCTGCACAGGGAATGTTCATGATGATGACCAATGGTTTTGGGGCTATTTTTGGAAGTTTGACTTCCGGATGGGCGATTGACCGTTTTTTTACCAAAAGCTTTACCTCTACTACAGAATTATCTACGTTCCTGGATACAACACCTGCCAATTCACAAATGTCTGATTTTGTTTCGGGTCAAGGGATCACTATCTCACCAGAAGGTGTTTTTAGTAATCCGTTGATGATGAAAGACTGGCATAATATCTGGTTGTCTTTTGCGATCTATGCTTTGATTATTGCTGTGGCTTTTGCTATTATGTTCCGTCACAAGCACAATCCAAATGAGGTGACAACTATAATCCATTAATATTCTTCCAATAGTATATTCTACAAACCGGTTCTTAATAGTGCCGGTTTGTTGCGTTTTGTATGGGGCTTGTTGTGATGAAAGGGCTGTATAGCCCTGATGCAAGGGAAAATCCTCCTGGTTTTTACCAAGAGATTTGGAAAAGCAGCAGGTCGAGGGGAATAGGGAAGTACGATAAGCGGTGCTCCACATAACGAGTAACCTACTGTAAGTATGGGGTGTTCAGGGCTAACATTCTAATAATCAAAGAATGTTTGGTAAATTAAAAATAAAGTATTAATTTTGCGCACCTTTTGGCGGAGAAGAGTTTCCATTAGGAATCAACTATTTATGTAAAACACTTCTGCTGTTTTCTATCGCATCAAGAAACTCGAGAGAACACGGAATACAAATTTTTATCAGAACAGATGTCTGAACAAACAAAAACACAAGAAGATTTTTTAAATGAGTTTAACTGGCATAACTTCGAAGAAGGTATCGATGCAGTAGATGAAAAAAATCTTAGAGAATTCGAAGAATTAGTTGATAAAACTTTCATTTCTACAGATCAGGAAGAAGTTGTTGATGGTATTGTTGTTAGAATTACTGACAGAGATGCTATCGTTGATATCAACGCTAAATCTGAAGGTGTTATCTCACTTAACGAATTCCGTTACAATCCAAACTTAAAAGTAGGTGACAAAGTAGAAGTATTAATTGATGTTCGTGAGGACAAAACAGGTCAATTGGTATTATCTCACAGAAAAGCACGTACTATCAAAGCTTGGGACAGAGTTATTTCTGCTAACGAAACAGGAGAAATCGTTAATGGTTTTGTAAAATGCAGAACTAAAGGAGGTATGATCGTTGACGTATTCGGTATTGAAGCTTTCTTACCAGGATCTCAAATTGACGTTAAACCTATTAGAGATTACGACCAATACGTGAATAAAACAATGGAATTTAAAGTTGTGAAAATCAACCACGAATTCAAAAACGTTGTAGTATCTCACAAAGCGCTTATTGAAGCGGATATTGAAGTACAGAAAAAAGAGATTATCGGACAATTACAAAAAGGTCAGGTGTTAGAAGGTGTTGTTAAAAACATTACTTCTTACGGTGTATTTATTGACCTTGGAGGTGTTGACGGTTTGATCCACATTACTGACCTTTCTTGGAGCCGTATCAACCACCCAAGTGAAGTTCTTGAATTAGATCAGAAACTGAACGTGGTAATCCTTGATTTCGATGATGAGAAAACAAGAATCCAATTAGGTCTGAAACAATTAAACGCTCACCCATGGGATGCACTTAGTGCAGACCTTAAAGTAGGTGATAAAGTTAAAGGTAAAGTTGTAGTTATCGCTGATTACGGTGCATTTATCGAAGTTGCTGACGGAGTTGAAGGTTTGATCCACGTTTCTGAAATGTCATGGTCTACTCACTTACGTTCTGCTCAGGATTTCGTAAAAGTTGGAGATGAAGTAGAAGCTGTAATCCTTACATTGGACAGAGAAGACCGTAAAATGTCTTTAGGTATCAAACAAATGACTCAAGATCCATGGACTGATATCACTTCTAAATACCCAGTAGGTTCTAAACATACAGGTATCGTTAGAAACTTTACAAACTTTGGAATTTTCGTAGAATTAGAAGAAGGTATCGACGGATTGATCTACATCTCTGACTTATCTTGGACTAAGAAAATCAAACACCCATCTGAATTCGTAAACGTTGGTGAAAAACTTGACGTTATCGTATTGGAACTGGATGTTGACGGACGTAAATTATCATTAGGGCACAAACAGACTACTGCTAACCCTTGGGATAAATATGAGGATTCATTCGCTGTTGGAACAATCCACAACGGAGAAATCTCTGAAATCGTTGACAAAGGTGCTACTGTAGAATTCGGTGATGATATCGTTGCTTTCATTCCAACCCGTCACCTTGAAAAAGAAGATGGTAAAAAATTGAAAAAAGGCGATGTTGCTGATTTCAAAGTAATTGAATTCAATAAAGAATTCAAAAGAGTAGTGGCTTCTCATACTGCTATCTTCCGTGAAGAAGAAGAGAAAAATGTGAAAACTGCTACAGAGAATAACAATTCTTCTTCTAACAATGCTTCTGCATCTACTTTAGGAGATAACAATGATATTCTTGCTGAATTAAAAGCTAAAATGGAAAAAGGAGAGAAATAATCTCTGATTCTTTTAAATAGTAAAGCCCCTGAGTAATCAGGGGCTTTTTTTTTTTAAATCGACCGATTCTGTTGTTTAGTAATGGTTTAGCTTCATTTAGTAATGGTTCTAAAACTTAAAATTATGTTAAATGCTCCGGAAGTAAATCCAATAGGGAAACTTCCCCGTAAATGACATTATAAACTTTAAAGAAACCAATTACCATGAAAACAAAAAATTTAGTATCAGCTGCTCTTTTAGCACTTACAGTATTCTGCGGAACTTCAGCTTTTGCACAAAAAGAAAAAACAGTTATGGTTGGAGGCGCTGCCATGTATCCTTCTAAAAACATTATCGAAAATGCGGTAAATTCAAAA
The Flavobacterium kingsejongi genome window above contains:
- a CDS encoding DUF6252 family protein, translated to MKKINVLPVLVLFLTLLGFNSCDNESLDPAIVVGGEVNPNPNPTGGILQVDFDNQTYVSSTTQVYISAGTIQVLATNSQGTVGFIVSGTTVGTYNGDDILFGYTPTGAENSYTNVGSTAPAVLTITAINTTNKTISGTFNFTGGLGLDAAESKVFTNGVFTNLPYVSENPTGDTFFAKVDGTEFVDDDIFVVVSEVNGASQISIQAINADDNTLAVNLDQNITVGTYAITGTNVATDKARGRYEVGETTNFANSGTVTITEKTALRVKGTFSFNVGPFSGGTTTHTITEGAFDVQYGE
- the lon gene encoding endopeptidase La → MSNHKILNIDNLSQHEFDTEAELIPLMTPEDEEEMNNEKLPDDLPILPLRNTVLFPGVVIPITAGRDKSIKLLNDANAAGKVIGVVSQKDEDVEEPTPSDINMVGTVARILRVLKMPDGNTTVILQGKKRFEIDAITSEEPYIKATIKEYAEVRPLEDDVEFNTIIESIKELAIQIIKESPNIPTEATFAIKNIESNSFLINFVSSNMNLSVKEKQDLLMINDLKERALETLRYMNLDLQKLELRNDIQSKVRFDLDQQQREYFLQQQMKTIQEELGGVSHEEEIEELKAKGRTKKWNEKTKTHFDKEVSKMQRMNPQSPDFGIQRNYLELFVELPWNEFSKDNFDLKRAQKILDRDHFGLDDVKKRIIEHLAVLKLRNDMKSPILCLYGPPGVGKTSIGKSVAEALGREYVRISLGGLRDEAEIRGHRKTYIGAMPGRIIQSLKKAKTANPVFVLDEIDKLSQGNNGDPSSALLEVLDPEQNSDFYDNFLEIGFDLSKVMFIATSNSMTTIQPALRDRMEIIDMTGYTIEEKVEIARQHLLPKQLKEHGLTSKDLTVGKKQLEKIVEGYTRESGVRGLEKQIAKTIRYAAKSVAMEEEYNKKLTDEDIIKILGAPRMERDKYENNDAAGVVTGLAWTSVGGDILFIESILSKGKGGLTLTGNLGNVMKESATLAMEYIKANAENLGIDPEVMTKYNVHIHVPEGATPKDGPSAGIAMLTSLVSSFQQRKIKKSLAMTGEITLRGKVLPVGGIKEKILAAKRARIKEIILCQENKRDIDEIKPEYLEGLTFHYVREMSEVLAIAITDQKPKNFKVLD
- the porQ gene encoding type IX secretion system protein PorQ; protein product: MLKKILVFFFFFCCALSFGQIGGKYTYQFLNLVTSPRQAALGGKTVTIYDYDVNQAIFNPATINPEMDNHLSVNYGNYYGEVQYGTAAYAYTWDRHVNTLHIGVNYVNYGKFEGRDENGALTAEFTGSEIALSFGYAYNIPWSDIYIGANAKLISSTLESYNSVGGALDIGGLYIDQDNDINIGLSIRNIGTQFSTYAGLQEKLPLEIVAGISQEMENVPLRWHLTLENLQQWKLGFSNPARAQQIIDGDPQEEKVSFLNNALRHVIIGAELFPKKSFNIRMGYNFRRGEELRIDEQRNFSGVSLGFGLRFNNIKFDYSYSRYTAAANTSLFGLMINLQ
- the cmk gene encoding (d)CMP kinase — protein: MERKITIAIDGFSSTGKSTVAKELARYLGYIYVDTGAMYRAVSLYALQQKIIGKDHFEVARLIEELPNITLQFQYNEKLGFAEMHLNGVNVEKEIRTLEVSGYVSRVAEISEVRAKLVQQQQEMGKNKGIVMDGRDIGTVVFPDAELKLFMTASPATRAQRRFDELTAKGDAVHYDEVLENVIQRDHIDTNRKDSPLVKAEDAIEIDNSYLTREEQFDAVLELVSEFTKTI
- a CDS encoding nucleoside permease is translated as MGIKNRLISMSFLQFFVWGAWLITIANYWFGTKNWDGTQFGLLFGTMGIASLFMPTLTGIIADRWVNAEKLYGILHILYAGVLFYLPQVTTPTTFIYIMLLAMCFYMPTISLSNSISYTALKLNNKDVIKDFPPIRVFGTIGFIVAMWITNLTGNKATEYQFYIAGIAALILGLYAFTLPACKPQRLTEKDASLMDTLGLGAFKLFANYRMALFFIFSMFLGGALQLTNAYGDVFLDEFKHFPKYANSFVIEYSTIIMSISQISETLFILAIPFFLKRFGIKQVMLISMLAWVLRFGLFAYGDPIDGLWMILMSCVVYGMAFDFFNISGSLFVETNTDAKNRSSAQGMFMMMTNGFGAIFGSLTSGWAIDRFFTKSFTSTTELSTFLDTTPANSQMSDFVSGQGITISPEGVFSNPLMMKDWHNIWLSFAIYALIIAVAFAIMFRHKHNPNEVTTIIH
- the rpsA gene encoding 30S ribosomal protein S1 codes for the protein MSEQTKTQEDFLNEFNWHNFEEGIDAVDEKNLREFEELVDKTFISTDQEEVVDGIVVRITDRDAIVDINAKSEGVISLNEFRYNPNLKVGDKVEVLIDVREDKTGQLVLSHRKARTIKAWDRVISANETGEIVNGFVKCRTKGGMIVDVFGIEAFLPGSQIDVKPIRDYDQYVNKTMEFKVVKINHEFKNVVVSHKALIEADIEVQKKEIIGQLQKGQVLEGVVKNITSYGVFIDLGGVDGLIHITDLSWSRINHPSEVLELDQKLNVVILDFDDEKTRIQLGLKQLNAHPWDALSADLKVGDKVKGKVVVIADYGAFIEVADGVEGLIHVSEMSWSTHLRSAQDFVKVGDEVEAVILTLDREDRKMSLGIKQMTQDPWTDITSKYPVGSKHTGIVRNFTNFGIFVELEEGIDGLIYISDLSWTKKIKHPSEFVNVGEKLDVIVLELDVDGRKLSLGHKQTTANPWDKYEDSFAVGTIHNGEISEIVDKGATVEFGDDIVAFIPTRHLEKEDGKKLKKGDVADFKVIEFNKEFKRVVASHTAIFREEEEKNVKTATENNNSSSNNASASTLGDNNDILAELKAKMEKGEK